The following coding sequences are from one Leptolyngbya sp. NIES-3755 window:
- a CDS encoding HtrA2 peptidase (similar to AA sequence:cyanobase_aa:LBDG_01630), whose amino-acid sequence MVLSFRQVAIGASLLTVGGGAGLVVNHYLTQRGGQPFQVQQAPPSTISVSPDASKNENFISSAVDRAGPAVVRINATRRVSSNVPEAFRNPVFKRFFGDQVPAPEDRVERGTGSGFLLSSDGRLLTNAHVVEGTDTVEVTLKDGRTFEGRVVGTDPVTDVAAVKIDANQLPTVTLGKSTSLVPGQWAIAIGNPLGLDNTVTAGIISATGRSSSQVGVSDKRVSFIQTDAAINPGNSGGPLLNDRGEVIGINTAIRADAQGLGFAIPIETAQRVAEQLFTKGSVDHPYLGIQMIDLTAAIRDDLNKESGGQAQITDDQGVFIARIAENSPAAQGGLRPGDIIRKINGTEVKTSSDVQTQVEGSQIGAPLQIEVKRGNSTQTVQVRPGAFPKQR is encoded by the coding sequence ATGGTTCTCTCCTTTAGACAAGTCGCGATCGGAGCTTCACTCTTAACTGTTGGTGGTGGGGCTGGCTTAGTAGTCAATCACTACTTAACCCAGCGAGGTGGACAACCGTTTCAGGTGCAGCAAGCGCCCCCTAGTACGATCTCGGTGTCGCCCGATGCCAGCAAAAACGAGAATTTTATTTCTTCGGCAGTCGATCGAGCAGGTCCAGCCGTTGTCCGAATTAATGCGACTCGCCGCGTATCGAGCAATGTTCCTGAAGCGTTTCGCAATCCAGTCTTTAAACGATTTTTCGGGGATCAAGTTCCAGCTCCCGAAGATCGAGTCGAACGGGGAACGGGATCGGGCTTTTTGCTGAGTTCAGATGGTCGTTTGTTGACAAATGCTCATGTAGTTGAGGGCACTGATACGGTTGAAGTGACGCTGAAGGATGGGCGAACGTTTGAGGGGCGTGTGGTGGGAACGGACCCCGTTACGGATGTGGCAGCGGTGAAAATTGACGCGAATCAGTTACCGACTGTGACCTTAGGAAAATCGACCAGTTTAGTTCCAGGACAATGGGCGATCGCAATTGGCAACCCGCTCGGACTCGATAACACGGTGACAGCGGGAATTATTAGCGCCACAGGTCGATCGAGTAGTCAAGTCGGTGTTTCGGATAAGCGAGTCAGTTTTATCCAAACCGATGCGGCAATTAATCCAGGAAATTCGGGTGGACCGCTGTTAAACGATCGAGGAGAAGTCATCGGAATTAACACCGCAATTCGGGCAGATGCTCAGGGGTTAGGATTTGCGATTCCGATCGAAACGGCTCAACGAGTGGCAGAACAGCTTTTCACCAAGGGCAGCGTCGATCACCCGTATCTAGGAATTCAGATGATTGACTTAACAGCGGCGATTCGGGATGATCTGAACAAAGAATCGGGCGGTCAAGCGCAAATCACCGACGATCAAGGAGTTTTCATCGCTCGGATTGCAGAGAATTCACCCGCAGCCCAAGGCGGTTTACGTCCGGGCGACATTATTAGAAAGATTAATGGAACCGAGGTGAAGACCTCTTCCGATGTCCAAACGCAGGTTGAAGGAAGTCAAATTGGTGCGCCGCTTCAGATTGAAGTGAAACGAGGAAACAGTACCCAGACAGTGCAAGTTCGTCCAGGCGCATTTCCGAAACAAAGATAG
- a CDS encoding hypothetical protein (similar to AA sequence:cyanobase_aa:LBDG_01640): protein MAFNPDSANFLHTDAEAHDANALLRYLQHQPPEVLERVARSVSPQVKQIVSHNVQGLVGVLPGDGFNVKITTDRENLAGLLASAMLTGYFLRQMEQRMELENNIDEI from the coding sequence ATGGCATTTAATCCTGACAGCGCGAACTTTCTTCATACCGATGCGGAAGCCCACGACGCGAATGCTTTGCTGCGTTACCTCCAGCATCAACCCCCCGAAGTTTTAGAGCGGGTGGCTCGATCGGTTAGTCCCCAAGTCAAGCAAATCGTTTCCCACAACGTCCAAGGGTTAGTGGGCGTATTACCAGGAGACGGTTTTAACGTCAAAATCACGACCGATCGCGAAAATCTCGCAGGTCTTCTCGCTTCTGCCATGTTGACAGGCTATTTCCTCCGCCAAATGGAGCAGCGAATGGAACTCGAAAACAATATTGACGAGATTTAA
- a CDS encoding hypothetical protein (hypothetical protein Aazo_0130;~similar to AA sequence:cyanobase_aa:LBDG_43860): MGRRILYDFDHSFVPTPMTSTVFDSLAVLQQAALAFEGSEVSRPDANEVVEALLQAEKEAKQSAIDASFSKLEGDWRLCFATGTRKIRQGGIKLKKGYYVPKIAKAQISFYRDGTGAERIGNLAQLGGLALNFSGPARFQTKKNLLAFDFTQLQVCLGEKPIFSRSVRGGNEKEQAFGETPIAKLPFFAFFVVSDRYIAARGRGGGLALWIKSGNSG; encoded by the coding sequence GTGGGGAGACGGATTTTGTATGATTTTGATCACTCCTTTGTGCCAACTCCTATGACTTCTACGGTGTTTGATTCTCTTGCTGTTTTACAACAGGCTGCTTTGGCGTTTGAAGGTTCTGAGGTGAGCCGACCAGATGCGAATGAAGTTGTGGAGGCACTGTTGCAGGCGGAAAAGGAAGCCAAGCAGAGTGCGATCGATGCTTCATTCTCAAAACTCGAAGGAGATTGGCGGCTCTGTTTCGCCACTGGAACTCGCAAAATTCGACAGGGCGGAATCAAGCTGAAAAAAGGCTATTACGTGCCAAAGATTGCGAAAGCCCAAATTTCGTTTTACAGGGATGGAACGGGAGCCGAACGAATCGGGAATCTTGCACAGCTTGGAGGATTGGCGCTGAACTTTTCAGGTCCGGCTCGGTTTCAGACGAAGAAGAATTTATTGGCGTTTGACTTTACTCAGCTTCAAGTCTGTTTAGGTGAGAAGCCTATCTTTTCGCGATCTGTTCGAGGTGGGAATGAGAAAGAACAGGCATTTGGAGAAACTCCGATTGCGAAACTTCCGTTTTTTGCCTTCTTCGTAGTTAGCGATCGCTATATTGCCGCTCGTGGTCGGGGAGGCGGACTTGCACTCTGGATTAAATCAGGAAACTCAGGATGA
- a CDS encoding hypothetical protein (hypothetical protein Npun_R6103;~similar to AA sequence:cyanobase_aa:LBDG_21050): protein MIEQERIDEIIHTLKQDLPTLFEKDITYDIYSSDIFFKDPVNTFKWKFNYRIIFWTLRFHGKLFFTELFFDLHQVYPKDDATILADWTVRGTLRVPWKAKLLFNGTSTYSLNSEGLINHHIDTWDRPPGEILKQFFKKGNH from the coding sequence ATGATTGAACAAGAACGCATTGACGAGATCATTCACACCCTCAAACAGGATCTTCCGACTTTGTTTGAGAAAGACATTACCTACGACATCTACAGTTCAGATATTTTCTTCAAAGATCCGGTCAATACGTTTAAGTGGAAGTTTAATTACAGAATCATTTTCTGGACATTGCGTTTCCACGGCAAGCTCTTTTTCACGGAACTATTCTTCGATTTGCATCAGGTTTATCCCAAAGATGACGCGACGATTTTGGCAGACTGGACAGTTCGTGGAACGCTGAGAGTCCCTTGGAAAGCGAAACTTCTTTTTAATGGCACTTCTACTTACAGTCTCAATTCTGAAGGCTTGATCAATCACCATATTGATACTTGGGATCGTCCACCTGGAGAGATTCTGAAGCAGTTTTTCAAGAAGGGGAATCATTAA
- a CDS encoding beta-lactamase domain-containing protein (similar to AA sequence:cyanobase_aa:LBDG_21040), with product MAHLADRRTQNVNGDFYVDRSCIDCDTCRWMTPEVFSREGSQSIVFHQPETESERLRAMQALLACPTSSIGTIEKPKDIKLAQESFPILVAENVYHCGYHAENSFGAASYLIQRPEGNILVDSPRFAPPLVKRLEAMGGIRYLYLTHRDDVADHQKFRDHFGCDRILHSDEITRSTQGVEIKLTGTDPTQLDPELLIIPVPGHTKGHTVLLYKNRFLFSGDHLAWSSRQNHLVGFREACWYSWDELKRSMQHLSHYDFEWVLPGHGRRYHADLETMHQAMQQCLNWMGLNQDTGDWDD from the coding sequence ATGGCTCACTTAGCTGATCGTCGCACTCAAAATGTTAACGGTGATTTTTATGTCGATCGCTCTTGCATTGATTGTGATACCTGTCGCTGGATGACTCCAGAGGTTTTCTCACGCGAAGGCAGTCAATCGATCGTATTTCACCAACCCGAAACCGAATCGGAACGATTACGTGCAATGCAGGCTTTATTGGCTTGTCCGACTTCCTCGATCGGAACAATCGAAAAGCCGAAAGATATCAAACTCGCTCAAGAAAGCTTCCCAATCCTAGTTGCTGAAAATGTGTATCACTGCGGCTATCATGCTGAGAATTCTTTTGGGGCTGCAAGTTATTTGATTCAGCGTCCCGAAGGTAATATCTTAGTGGATTCACCTCGATTCGCACCGCCGTTGGTCAAACGATTAGAAGCAATGGGTGGAATTCGTTATCTGTATCTCACTCATCGCGATGATGTTGCCGATCATCAGAAATTTCGAGATCATTTTGGATGCGATCGCATTCTGCATTCCGATGAAATCACCCGCAGTACTCAAGGCGTTGAAATTAAACTCACTGGCACTGATCCAACTCAACTCGATCCAGAATTGCTAATCATTCCCGTTCCCGGTCATACCAAAGGACACACCGTTTTACTGTACAAAAATCGATTTCTTTTTTCAGGTGATCATCTCGCTTGGTCATCACGACAGAATCATCTCGTCGGATTTCGAGAAGCTTGCTGGTACTCTTGGGATGAATTAAAGCGATCGATGCAACACTTAAGCCACTACGATTTCGAGTGGGTGCTACCCGGACATGGACGGCGCTACCACGCAGATCTTGAGACGATGCACCAAGCAATGCAACAATGCCTAAATTGGATGGGGCTAAATCAAGACACAGGCGATTGGGATGATTGA
- a CDS encoding hypothetical protein (hypothetical protein AplaP_05613;~similar to AA sequence:cyanobase_aa:LBDG_05020) produces MQRVGSLDIQRELNRLEEMILDSPRIPLSRRTMIDEEQFLDQLDLVRLSLPEAFHEAMEIAQHRDEILDQAEQYAQEMVEEAERRAAQMLNETGIIQRAEQEAQQIRNSVQQECEVIQQQTMAQIEQMRRQAQKDLEEMRRLAIEESEDVQNGADEYADKVLRDMEAQMSEMLRIVRNGRAQLQINQPQTAPKPMPKSQIDRKPQ; encoded by the coding sequence GTGCAACGAGTAGGCAGTCTCGATATTCAGCGGGAACTCAATCGGCTAGAGGAGATGATTCTCGATAGCCCCAGAATTCCGCTGTCTCGCCGGACGATGATCGATGAGGAACAGTTTCTCGATCAGTTGGATTTGGTGCGTTTGAGTCTGCCAGAGGCATTTCACGAAGCGATGGAAATTGCCCAACATCGTGACGAAATTCTCGATCAGGCGGAACAGTACGCTCAGGAAATGGTCGAAGAGGCGGAACGACGAGCGGCTCAGATGTTGAATGAAACGGGAATTATTCAACGGGCTGAACAAGAGGCGCAGCAGATTCGCAATTCGGTACAGCAGGAGTGCGAGGTCATTCAGCAGCAGACGATGGCACAGATCGAACAGATGCGAAGACAGGCACAGAAAGATTTAGAGGAAATGCGACGATTGGCGATCGAAGAAAGTGAAGATGTCCAAAACGGTGCGGACGAATACGCGGATAAAGTCTTGCGTGATATGGAAGCTCAGATGAGCGAAATGCTGCGAATCGTGCGGAATGGACGCGCCCAGCTTCAAATTAATCAGCCCCAAACGGCTCCGAAACCGATGCCGAAATCGCAGATCGATCGTAAACCTCAATAA
- a CDS encoding phosphopantetheine adenylyltransferase (similar to AA sequence:cyanobase_aa:LBDG_05030), giving the protein MIAIYPGSFDPITYGHLDIIKRGAHLFDRVIVAVLRNPNKTPLFSVQQRLDQIRIAAQHLPNVEADSFEGLTVTYAQMQGASALIRGLRAVSDFEMELQMAHTNKTIATQIETVFLATSNEFSFLSSSVVKEIARFGGSIDHLVPTHVAEDIYRCYAKTHPVSLPKDSPQTIVATTLPETCNE; this is encoded by the coding sequence GTGATTGCCATCTACCCCGGCAGCTTTGACCCGATAACCTACGGACATCTCGATATTATTAAACGAGGTGCTCACTTGTTTGATCGCGTCATCGTCGCTGTGTTGCGGAATCCGAACAAAACGCCGCTCTTCAGCGTTCAGCAGCGACTCGATCAAATCCGAATTGCCGCTCAGCATCTACCCAACGTCGAAGCCGACAGTTTTGAAGGACTCACCGTCACTTATGCTCAGATGCAGGGAGCTTCCGCCCTGATTCGCGGCTTACGGGCAGTTTCAGACTTTGAAATGGAACTCCAGATGGCACACACCAATAAAACGATCGCCACTCAAATCGAGACCGTGTTCCTCGCGACCTCGAACGAGTTCAGCTTCCTCAGCAGCAGTGTGGTCAAAGAAATCGCCCGTTTTGGCGGCTCGATCGATCACCTAGTGCCCACCCACGTCGCCGAAGATATTTACCGATGCTACGCCAAGACTCACCCAGTATCACTCCCGAAGGATTCACCTCAAACGATCGTCGCCACGACGCTCCCAGAGACGTGCAACGAGTAG
- a CDS encoding aldo/keto reductase (similar to AA sequence:cyanobase_aa:LBDG_05040): MLYRRFGRTELQMPVFSCGGMRYQFKWQDVPRGEVPLDNQANLEATIRRAFDLGIHHIETARGYGSSEMQLGEILPKLPREKLISQTKIVPMADPKAFQKTFEKSLSYLKLDYVDLLGLHGINNEETLSDALRCLEVVRKLQDQGKVRSVGFSTHGSTEIIVKAIETNQFDYVNLHWYYINQQNWKAIETAHDRDMGVFIISPSNKGGNLYDPPKRLVDLCAPLSPIVFNNLFCLSHPQVHTLSVGAARPSDFDEHLKTLELLDRADEILPPILDRLEQAAIQRLGADWIKNWQTGLPTVDETPGRLNLHAVLWLRNLAIAYDLVDYAKMRYNLLGQADHWFPGARVNQIDIEEIRPYLSQSPFADRIPELLRETHQLLGGEAVKRLSQQ; the protein is encoded by the coding sequence ATGTTGTACCGACGTTTTGGACGCACCGAACTTCAGATGCCCGTTTTTTCCTGCGGAGGAATGCGGTATCAATTCAAGTGGCAAGATGTTCCCCGTGGCGAAGTGCCCCTGGACAATCAAGCCAATCTAGAAGCAACGATCCGACGGGCATTTGATTTAGGCATTCATCACATCGAAACGGCAAGAGGATACGGCTCTTCAGAAATGCAGCTCGGTGAAATTCTGCCAAAACTGCCCCGCGAAAAGCTAATTTCTCAAACCAAAATTGTGCCAATGGCAGACCCGAAAGCCTTTCAGAAAACGTTTGAGAAATCACTTAGCTATCTGAAATTAGATTACGTCGATCTTCTAGGGCTACATGGAATCAACAACGAGGAAACATTAAGCGATGCCCTTCGATGTCTAGAAGTCGTGCGGAAACTTCAAGATCAAGGAAAAGTTCGATCTGTTGGCTTCTCCACTCATGGATCGACTGAAATTATTGTCAAAGCAATCGAGACAAACCAATTCGATTACGTCAATCTACATTGGTACTACATCAATCAGCAGAATTGGAAAGCGATCGAAACCGCTCACGATCGCGATATGGGTGTCTTCATCATCAGTCCCTCTAATAAAGGTGGAAACCTCTATGATCCGCCCAAACGCTTAGTCGATTTGTGTGCGCCGCTCTCCCCGATCGTATTCAACAATCTATTCTGTCTGAGTCATCCTCAAGTTCATACGCTCAGTGTCGGAGCCGCTAGACCGAGCGATTTTGATGAGCATTTGAAAACTTTAGAATTGCTCGATCGAGCCGATGAAATTTTGCCGCCAATCCTCGATCGATTAGAGCAAGCCGCGATCCAGCGATTAGGAGCGGATTGGATCAAAAACTGGCAAACCGGATTACCCACCGTTGACGAAACCCCTGGACGCTTGAATCTTCACGCCGTTCTCTGGTTGCGAAATTTAGCGATCGCTTACGATCTCGTGGACTATGCCAAGATGCGGTACAACCTACTCGGACAAGCTGATCACTGGTTTCCAGGAGCGCGAGTCAATCAGATCGATATTGAAGAGATTCGTCCTTATTTATCTCAAAGTCCATTTGCCGATCGTATTCCCGAACTCCTGCGTGAAACTCATCAGTTATTAGGCGGTGAAGCCGTTAAACGATTATCGCAACAATAA
- a CDS encoding hypothetical protein (hypothetical protein MC7420_6432;~similar to AA sequence:cyanobase_aa:LBDG_13900) produces the protein MRRFFWTGLALVAGLLGSTIVTASTRSNSQIDEATRSYWLAAHNLTKEQVTLLERLERSTQKPEAKRLRTLGGQVLLYTSSVDRFLKSNYPEPELLCSPPPGLGEIAGTDSATLEQVQVYCSLYRSTRELSTIKTRLDHQAKLLASGSGGRKPTRQATKKPVNIPAAVNVSSRDVLVLVESSRKRVAQMQPAFPQDLRISITQPTVPARSADVR, from the coding sequence ATGCGGCGATTTTTCTGGACAGGGTTGGCTTTGGTTGCAGGATTATTAGGTTCAACGATCGTCACTGCAAGTACTCGATCGAATTCTCAAATTGATGAAGCCACTCGATCGTATTGGTTAGCAGCCCACAACCTAACAAAAGAACAGGTCACATTACTAGAGCGCTTAGAACGATCGACACAAAAGCCCGAAGCAAAACGCCTTAGAACTTTAGGTGGGCAAGTTTTACTCTATACTTCCTCAGTCGATCGCTTTCTCAAATCGAACTATCCCGAACCCGAATTGCTCTGCTCACCCCCACCAGGATTAGGCGAAATCGCTGGAACAGATAGCGCGACTTTAGAGCAAGTTCAAGTTTACTGTTCACTTTATCGATCGACTCGCGAACTATCAACAATTAAAACTCGCTTAGACCATCAAGCGAAGCTATTAGCTTCTGGATCAGGTGGAAGAAAACCCACTCGCCAAGCCACGAAGAAACCCGTGAATATTCCCGCAGCGGTGAACGTTTCGAGTCGAGATGTCTTAGTCCTAGTCGAATCTTCCCGGAAGCGAGTTGCACAGATGCAGCCTGCATTCCCTCAAGATTTACGAATTTCGATTACACAGCCGACTGTCCCTGCCCGATCGGCAGACGTGCGGTAA
- a CDS encoding gas vesicle protein (similar to AA sequence:cyanobase_aa:LBDG_13910): protein MYTYAFFKTPKTPLQLTEGIAGNLAIVEADRLSALVELDLEFEAIENDDTQLVQAVLTHDRVICDLFWQVTILPLRFGTQFLSHDRLVAHLEENRAKYLDKLNQLEGKAEYRLKLTPIELELPASPETNGSMKGRDYFQAKKQQFQAHIDQKDQQLQEFHQILSEIEQVYPDTKLKPGSDGTEKLYLLIDKQEEMTLYQHLNEWQNQYPHWELGLGEALPPYHFV from the coding sequence ATGTATACATACGCTTTCTTCAAAACGCCGAAGACACCGCTGCAACTGACTGAGGGGATTGCTGGAAATCTAGCGATCGTGGAGGCTGATCGGTTGTCTGCATTGGTGGAACTGGATTTAGAATTTGAAGCGATCGAGAATGATGATACTCAACTCGTGCAGGCAGTTTTGACGCACGATCGAGTGATTTGTGATTTGTTTTGGCAAGTGACGATTCTACCGCTACGATTCGGAACGCAATTTTTGTCGCACGATCGTTTAGTGGCTCATTTAGAAGAGAATCGGGCTAAGTATTTGGACAAGCTGAATCAACTGGAAGGAAAAGCAGAATATCGGTTGAAATTAACCCCGATCGAGCTTGAATTGCCTGCGAGTCCTGAAACGAATGGCAGCATGAAAGGGCGCGATTATTTCCAGGCGAAAAAGCAGCAGTTTCAAGCTCACATTGACCAGAAAGATCAACAACTGCAAGAATTCCATCAAATCTTGTCAGAGATCGAGCAAGTTTACCCTGATACAAAATTGAAACCCGGATCAGATGGAACTGAGAAACTATATTTGCTAATTGATAAACAGGAAGAAATGACACTGTATCAACATCTGAATGAATGGCAAAACCAATATCCGCATTGGGAACTGGGATTGGGAGAAGCATTACCGCCGTATCACTTTGTTTAA
- a CDS encoding hypothetical protein (conserved hypothetical protein;~similar to AA sequence:cyanobase_aa:LBDG_13920): protein MLNCPRCGQSILSTAIACPRCRTPLKAHGHPGIVLHRSTGEEPLCKSCIYDADDTCNYPQRPDARECTMYHNVTIPIVSTPQRYETSPGVWMRRNAGWIALVMLIVLSFGLALSRR, encoded by the coding sequence ATGCTGAACTGTCCTCGCTGTGGTCAATCGATTCTCTCAACTGCGATCGCATGTCCGCGCTGTCGAACTCCGCTCAAGGCTCATGGTCATCCGGGTATCGTGTTACATCGATCGACCGGAGAGGAACCATTGTGCAAATCTTGTATCTATGATGCGGATGACACCTGCAATTATCCACAGCGACCCGATGCACGAGAATGTACGATGTATCACAATGTCACGATTCCGATCGTGAGTACTCCACAGCGTTACGAAACTTCTCCAGGCGTTTGGATGCGTCGTAATGCAGGGTGGATCGCGCTCGTGATGCTTATTGTATTAAGTTTCGGATTGGCATTATCGCGTCGATAG
- a CDS encoding hypothetical protein (similar to AA sequence:cyanobase_aa:LBDG_13930), producing MVIEWLKVKVPIELRETYIEKDAEIWTATLSKYSGYVGKEIWFNPKDETDLIMVIYWETKDAWKSIPASVLEDTDRRFTEAMGQSFPFVEEGEYQVRKFGNR from the coding sequence ATGGTTATCGAATGGCTGAAAGTCAAAGTCCCGATCGAACTGCGCGAAACTTATATCGAAAAAGATGCAGAAATTTGGACAGCGACACTTTCAAAATATTCAGGCTATGTTGGTAAAGAGATCTGGTTCAATCCTAAAGATGAAACTGATCTAATCATGGTGATTTATTGGGAAACGAAAGACGCTTGGAAGAGCATTCCAGCCTCTGTTCTCGAAGACACCGATCGACGTTTCACTGAGGCGATGGGACAATCCTTTCCCTTTGTGGAAGAAGGCGAATATCAAGTGCGTAAATTTGGCAACCGTTAA
- a CDS encoding integral membrane protein (similar to AA sequence:cyanobase_aa:LBDG_13940) has product MVTHLGKQWKTELTDIVRGASGGFLFGIPLLYTMEVWWIGSYISPLRMLFALVFTFLIVFLLNQAAGFRNEDGVRSSDALEDTIEALAIGLVCSGATLILLREISFDVPLREALGKLIYESVPFTFGVALANQFLGKDQSRSGEPESKKNATLSDISATLIGSLVIAFNIAPTDEVPMLASAVTGGWLLAMIPASLFVSYCIVFAAGFTNQQQRYHHQGVFQRPTGETIAAYLVSLFAAMLMLMFFQKLHFDDPWQLWLRYTILLGLPATVGGAAGRLAV; this is encoded by the coding sequence ATGGTGACGCACTTAGGGAAGCAATGGAAAACTGAACTGACAGATATTGTTCGAGGTGCATCTGGTGGTTTTCTGTTTGGTATTCCGTTGCTTTATACGATGGAAGTTTGGTGGATTGGATCATACATCAGTCCACTCAGAATGTTATTCGCATTAGTATTTACATTTTTGATTGTCTTTCTATTGAATCAAGCGGCAGGATTTCGGAATGAGGACGGAGTTCGATCGAGTGATGCCTTAGAAGATACGATCGAGGCTTTAGCGATCGGCTTAGTGTGCAGTGGTGCAACTCTGATTTTGCTTAGAGAGATTAGTTTCGATGTTCCGCTCCGAGAAGCCCTTGGAAAGCTGATCTATGAAAGTGTGCCATTTACATTCGGAGTGGCGTTGGCGAATCAATTTTTAGGGAAAGATCAATCGCGATCGGGAGAACCTGAAAGTAAGAAAAATGCAACGCTTTCAGACATTTCAGCGACTTTGATTGGATCGCTTGTGATTGCATTTAACATTGCGCCAACTGATGAAGTTCCGATGTTAGCTTCGGCTGTGACTGGAGGATGGCTCTTAGCAATGATTCCAGCTTCATTGTTCGTGTCTTACTGCATTGTGTTTGCAGCAGGATTTACGAATCAACAACAGCGCTACCATCATCAAGGCGTGTTTCAGCGTCCAACGGGAGAAACGATCGCAGCTTATTTAGTGTCTCTGTTTGCTGCAATGTTGATGTTGATGTTTTTTCAAAAGCTGCATTTTGATGATCCTTGGCAGCTTTGGTTGAGATATACGATTCTGCTTGGACTGCCTGCGACGGTTGGCGGTGCAGCGGGTCGATTAGCAGTTTAG
- a CDS encoding hypothetical protein (conserved hypothetical protein;~similar to AA sequence:cyanobase_aa:LBDG_13950): protein MDKRKPRSPAEWVTFGIASTILSAIAGLVLYVWVSDRYEPAAISVEQREIRETNGKFYVPFEVTNTGGETVESVQIVAELKTGDRTLESGDQQIDFLSRGEKEEGAFVFQRDPRQGNLIVRVASYKIP, encoded by the coding sequence ATGGATAAAAGAAAACCTCGATCGCCAGCGGAATGGGTAACATTTGGCATTGCTTCAACGATCTTGAGCGCGATCGCTGGATTAGTTCTCTATGTTTGGGTGAGCGATCGATATGAACCTGCTGCGATTTCAGTTGAACAGCGTGAAATTCGCGAAACGAATGGTAAGTTCTATGTGCCGTTTGAAGTAACCAACACCGGCGGCGAAACAGTAGAATCGGTGCAGATTGTGGCGGAATTGAAAACAGGCGATCGTACTTTAGAATCTGGCGATCAACAGATTGATTTCTTGTCGCGGGGTGAGAAAGAAGAAGGTGCATTTGTATTCCAGCGCGATCCACGGCAAGGTAACTTGATTGTTCGAGTCGCAAGCTATAAAATCCCCTAG